A segment of the Epinephelus fuscoguttatus linkage group LG23, E.fuscoguttatus.final_Chr_v1 genome:
TCGAATTTTTGATCATGATTTCAATTTTGGCTTCTCACgatcataaaaacattataatcgAAGAAAAACGATTAATGCGCCACACGGTGCGCCGTGTATGTAAGTTCCTGTGCTGGAAAAGCACTGTGAGTGCACCTGTGTtacgtgcagcagcagcaagcgtGTGACGTGTGTGGATCAATAATATGTGGAGCGAGTGATTGAGAACATGGCAGAAAGGCAGCCTTTGGTTGAGAAGAAGGGTAGGACAACTTCAGTCATCTGGACAGTTTGGCTTCAAGTTGACGGACGTCGAGCAAAAAGAAATTgtttgcaaagtttgtcacaCTGTGGTGTCTGCCCCCCAAGGCAACACGACCAGCTTATAATCATGTTTaataatcgtgatttcaatatcagtcaaaataattgtgattacTATTTTTGCCATAATCGTCCAGCCCTAGTATTATGTGTCTACATGTCAGCACTTAAAGGCTAAACGACACAGAAAAggctacattttaaaatataccCTTGCACATGTGGACAAGAACTGAGTacttattaattaatattactCCCTGTATTAAGACCAGTCAATCAGCTTGAAAGTGACAGCAGGCTCCTAACATGTGTTTTCAATTTGGGTACTGAGGCTACCTTCTCTGTGTatgaactgtgcctttaattTTCTGAAGTCATTGTCTGAATAACAACAGATCCACATGCTTACTTGctgatttgttttattgtggtaTGTACTAAAGAACCACTTCTTTAAATTTAACTTTATGACagagaacacatttaaaaaagaaaaatctttgcctttgtttttctttgaacaGAATTGTACCCAGCCTGCAGTGAAGAGCTGCGATAAGATCTTTGATGAGCTGATTTCCTCCTTAAAGAAAAGACGCACTTTGGTGAAGCAGCTGATCAAAGCCCAGGAGCAGACTGCAGTCGCTCAggctgatgagctgcagctgcagctggaggaggagatcACCAACCTGAAGAAGAACGACACCGAACTGGAGCAGCTTTCTCAGACAGACGACCACATCCATTTCATTCAGGTAGcagacactttttttgtgtgtgatgaGGAGCAATTTTATCTGTTTTCAGTATTTCTATCTGTTTTATGTCATTTCAAGAATAATCAGTGCTGTACGGCCAAACCACACACCACCTGTCATTTTAGAAGCTTTAATCTTAGCACAGTTCATTTTTCTTAAGGATGGAACATTGCTGAATGAATTGTCCAAAAGTGACATCTGCTGGCCACTTGTGACAATGCCACACATAATactattaaagggccagtgtgtaaaatgggttgaaaacagtgacatgtaGCGTTTagattctagattgcagcgctcactcACTCGCCTGTGCTCACTCCTCCCGTCGGCAAAGTTACGGTGGCCTCCAAGGACCAAAACACTTTGGAAAAATGGCGTTGTCCGCAACAGAGAGCAGCGTCTCTGCCGGTAACATATCCGAAGCAACGAGCAATGAGGTGAAGCTCTAAACCATATTACGATATGTTATAGGTTATCAGTGAGaggttaggagtgttttattcctgattgttttggtaacacgagcaaacattagcgCAGTAATGCTAAATAAAGTCATGGTACAGTGCAGCAAATAATCATTAGGTTTGTAGGATAACCGTTAGCGTTACATATTATAATATCCATTTGCAAAGTGATTTTCCAcgggagacagggagaggagggagagggagaggaggaagacaagggagaggaagaggtgcAGGAAGGGCCAGGCGACATGCCTCAGCCAcggagagggaagaggaggaggggaggataTTATGCCTGTTATGCCTTCATGAACCCCCTCCATCGCTGAAAAACATCACCGATGTTTATTCTCTGCCGCCGCTTGTACCGTTTTCTTTGCTCCTctttgcgtcttcttttcctcgcagatgacggtttgggttcattctctcctgtggTGTGTTAAGTGTGGTctattcgcaaactttataactaaaaaaacttttcactactctctatcgacaaactactaacactctgctgtttcctcctccttcttccttacTTCCACTGtcttcttcgttggtttatttatacgcGCGAAAcacattctctggctggctggattgtccactcggactgccttacatacagtacaggccaaaagtttggacacaccttctcattcaatgcgttttctttattttcatgactatttacattgtagattctcactgaaggcatcaaaactatgaatgaacacatgtggagttatgtacttaaaaaaaggtgaaataactgaaaacatgttttatattctagtttcttcaaaatagccaccctttgctctgattactgctttgcacactcttggcattctctccatgagcttcaagaggtagtcacctgaaatggtttccaacagtcttgaaggagttcccagaggtgtttagcacttgttggcccctttgccttcactctgcggtccagctcaccccaaaccatctcgattgggttcaggtccggtgactgtggaggccaggtcatctgccgcagcactccatcactctccttcttggtcaaatagcccttacacagcctggaggtgtgtttggggtcattgtcctgttgaaaaataaatgatcgtccaactaaacgcaaaccggatgggatggcatgtcgctgcaggatgctgtggtagccatgctggttcagagtgccttcaattttgaataaatccccaacagtgtcaccagcaaaacacccccacaccatcacacctcctcctccatgcttcacagtgggaaccaggcatgtggaatccatccgttcaccttttctgcgtctcacaaagacacggcggttggaaccaaagatctcaaatttggactcatcagaccaaagcacagatttccactggtctaatgtccattccttgtgtttcttggcccaaacaaatctcttctgcttgttgcctctccttagcagtggtttcctagcagctatttgaccatgaaggcctgattcgcgcagtctcctcttaacagttgttctagagatgggtctgctgctagaactctgtgtggcattcatctggtctctgatctgagctgctgttaacttgcgatttctgaggctggtgactcggatggacttatcctcagaagcagaggtgactcttggtcttcctttcctgggtcagtcctcatgtgtgccagtttcgttgtagcgcttgatggtttttgcgactccacttggggacacatttaaagtttttgcaattttctggactgactgaccttgatttcttaaagtaatgatgtccactcgtttttctttagttagctgattggttcttgccataatatgaattttaacagttgtccaatagggctgtcggctgtgtattaacctgacttctgcacaacacaactgatggtcccaaccccactgataaagcaagaaattccactaattaaccctgataaggcacacctgtgaagtggaaaccatttcaggtgactacctcttgaagctcatggagagaatgccaagagtgtgcaaagcagtaatcagagcaaagggtggctattttgaagaaactagaatataaaacatgttttcagttatttaacctttttttcttaagtacataactccacatgtgttcattcatagttttgatgccttcagtgagaatctacaatgtaaatagtcatgaaaataaagaaaacgcattgaatgagaaggtgtgtccaaacttttggcctgtactgtatataaagcataattataaggctacgaaaatcaaactttattttatagcgattatacacttgtataaacatattaatgggtagaatattcagattcagatttgacaataaaccatgccaaatattacacccTGGCCCTTTAATGATAATATTGGACAATGTTTTCAGTAAATTATTCAGTTTGTCGTCTGGTTTCTACCTTATTGAATTCCACTCCTCTAGACTTTCAAgtccctctccacctcctgtgAAACTCCAGACCGGCCACCTGGTCCTGTTGTTTATCCTCAACGTCCGACATTCAAACCTGTGACTGACTGCATGTCTGCGCTGAGAGGCGACATAGAGAGCCTCCTGAAGGACAAATGGCCCATGATCTCTGCCACAGGTACCTGACAGAAATTAGAAATCTAGAGTTACACAGTGGATTTATTCGGGTCCAGCTGTATTTaggatgtgtttgtgtcttagTGTCCACTATAGTGGTGCCACCTGTGCCAAAGACCAGAGAGGAGTTTTTACGCTGTGagtaaaacatttaatttcatgttGTTTCCCAATATACCAGTGCATTAAAGGTGGAGTCAGCAATTCTGGAAGAAGATCACTGACATTTGAACTGAACGCCTAAACAAATATTATTTAAGACCAAAATCCCTCAAGCTCCCAcggactttttttctttgtacatCCACGGCCTTTCCCCTGTCCTGTGCACGAGCACAAATGCCCCCTGTTGCTGATCGGCTGGAATAATGTTGTGGTCTGAGCCACTCTGTTAGTTTCCCATTCAGAGAGACAGGGCTTACACCAGATGTTGTTTTTTGCAAACACACTCAAACGACAGTAGTAGACTGTTAGGGGACATTGACTGAATTTGACAAAAAAGTCTGTTGGGTTAGAATCACTGACTGCACCTTTAATAATAGATGAATGGTAAAAGGTTGATGTTaatattgcactttttttcctgctttgttCTTCTTTCAGACTGCCGTCCTCTAACCCTGGATCAGAACTCGGTCTCCCAGTATTTTTCCATTTCAGAACAATGCAGACTGGTGACAAGTAATTATTGTTATAGCAGCTATAGCTACTCATGCACGTCGTCGCAGATCATCATGCAGGTTCTGTGCAAAGAGGGTTTGTCAGGGCGATGTTACTGGGAGGTCAGTTTGAATGGTAATCCTTGGTCTGTGGCAGTGTCCTACAAAGACAGCAGCAGTACAAATGCCTCCGAATTTGGAAATGACAACAAGTCATGGAGTTTAAACTGCTCCACTTACACTTTCCGACACAACTCACTTAACAAGACTGTGCCAGGCCCTAAATCCTCAAAGATCGGGGTGTACCTGGATTATAAGGCAGGTACTCTGTCCTTTTATAGCATCTCTGGCACGATGACTCTGCTCCACAAAGAACACACCACGTTCACTCAGCCTCTTTATCCTGGCCTTGGGCTGAAGCATGATCGATCTCAGACAAGCAGTGGATATTATGCTGAACTGATCAAGTTGtggtaaaaatatatattgtggTGGTTAATGTGTGCCACTACTGATCTGGCTGTAATTCACCCTCCAATATAACTGGATACCATAGGATAGATGACTGAGTGATTTTACAAGAGTGAAGCATTTTAAAATGAGCACTGAATCGCCCAAATTCTAAGGTCCTAAGTCAGGTATTGCAGcaggtaaaaacaacaaagattaacaaaaaaaagagagtggAGCAGGAGGTTAATGTTTGTCTATATTAAACATATAAACCATGTTAAAACCAACTAGGAAGCAATGAGCTGCTCATTTTTTGGATGTGTGCGACATTTCAATCATTAGTTGGAAACCAGGATGTAGCAGTCAAGTTGTAGTTACTTCCTGATTCCTGTCAAGTTGTGTGTGATTAGTGTTCTTCCAGTACAGGGTAAATGATTATTATACTGTCATGAGAGGGTTGATGACAACATGTTACTAAACTGTAAATATATCctaagggaaaataaaatgcaattgTATAAAAGTAAGTTTGAAAACATTCATTATGAATCTGACAGATGAAAGTGATTAATATCTTGAAATTATCTAGttatatatgttttttgtgttttgtttgaatgGTTCAAAAAGCAAATAGGCATGTGTTAAGTTTTTTTCCTCAAGTCTCCAACAAATTCACTGACCATGAATGATATAATGTTATAAGTGTTTTAACAATTccttagaataaaaaaaaagaatccaacttttttcattatgtttttttctttttgaagaaTTGACTCTTTATTTTACACTTTTCATGACTTTTGGATGCTGAGAAATgctattcttttcttttttcccttcatGTTCATTTTTGTCATTAAAGTTAATGCTTGTTACAAGTTATATAACAATAAAAGTAAACATCTGTGTGCTTATAAAtgttttcctgtctgtgttttgttgtgctACGATaaataaaatagcattttatattttttaaaaattccagTGACCAGATCCAGTTTCAATCGGACATTGTAAGGTCTCCAAATACTGCAACCTGTTATACAATATTCTGAGAAAACACTGTAAAGTCAACCACGTGGGCCAGAAGTAGGCTCCATGGTAAACCACTACTACTGGCCACCTGCCCTCAATACAACTGTTGCCATTAATACACCAATTAAAATAGCATCCTGTAAAGTCACTCACCACCCTACACAGCTATGAAAACGTGCAGCCACCATCCTCCTGACGCATTCTTCTATCCAAATCCCAGACAGAGCTTCCATCAGAATCTGAAGGattacaagaaaacaaaacagctgtaaTTGAAGGTGGGTACAGCTTTTTACTTTGTATTGGTGTGATCAAATGTTTCTTCCCATCTCTCTTGGCAGAACAAAGTGCAAtcaaaaaatgtgcaaaacaatGCATTGCCAAGCATTCCTTTAAATACCCATTCCATTCCCACCCCCTCCTATAACTCCTACCCTGGGACCAGCAGGACTACAGACAAACACTACTAACAAAGGTTCAACAGGTACATAAAAATATGAGAGATTCAACAGTACACGTTATACAGTAATTCAATTACAGTCTGATACACAAGGATCAtcactgcctctgctgctgttagccACCAGCTGATAAGATCACATCTCACTGTACTTGTATTCGTACAATTCCATGTAACAAATAAATGACTGAATTGAAAATTGAACTGAAATAATTTCTAGTTTCAGCCATGTACACCTAGCTTAAGTTTGGACTCCACGCTAAAGCTAGCCATAAACAAACTAAGTACACCTTAAGGCTGTTACgttagctgtaatgttaggaactagaatgagccattttaatttgatttctaATTTCTATTTAGGcactaattttattttatgtcttttttttaatatcactgtgttgttgttgatgaggggaagtgtggttgctgttgttttttataaGCTATTCTAGCTATAAACTAACTAGGTACACCTTAGCTAAGTatgcctaatgttagcttaataGAGGCATGAACTGGCAACTAAGTACTAAGTAAAGTTACACTAGTTTGTGCTAGGTAAACTCAGCTCTTTATTATTGCGTTTTCtgtattaatgtttttatcatAATTAATTTCTAGTTTTAGCTAGGTACACCTGGCGAAAGCTTCGGACTCCTCGCTAAAACTAGCTATAAACAACTGGATACATCTTAGCTAAGTAcacctaatgttagcttaaaatCCATGAACTGGCAATAAGTACTAATAAAGTTACACTAGTTTGTTCTTTGTAAAGTTTACTCTTTATTGTTGCTTTTTCTGTGTTATTGCTTTTTATTATAATTCATTTCTAGTTTTGGGTACACCTGGCTAAAGCTTTGGACTCCAAGCTAAAACTAACTATAAACTAACTGGATACATCCTAGCTAAGTACACCTAGCGTTAGCTTAAATTAGCCATGAACTGGCAGTTAAGTACTAGATGAAGTTACTCAAGTTTGTTCTCAGTAAAGTCAATtctttattattgctttttatcCTAATTATTTTGTAGTTTTAGCTAGGTACACCTAGCTCAAGTTTAGTACTCCTGGCTAAAGATAGTTATAAACTATCTAGATACACCTTAGCTTGGTACACCTAGCGTTAGCTTAAAATAACCATGAATTGACAACTAAGTACTAGGTGCAGTTAACATTTACTCTAGTTTGCTCTTGGTAAAGCCAACtctttattattgctttttatcATAATTTATTTCTAGTTTTAGCTAGATACACCAGACTCAAGCTTCAGACTCCTAGCTAAAGCTAACCATAAAATAACTAGATACACCTTAGCTTTGGTACACCTAGCGTTAGCTGAAAATAGCCACAAACTGGCAACTAAGTACTAGGAAAATGACACTAGTTCTTGGTAAAGTAAACtctttattattgctttttttctttattattgcATTTTATCATAATTTTAGTTTTGGCTAGGTAACAGTTACACTTAGCTAAAGCCTCAGACTCCTAGCTCGAACTAGCTGTAAACTAAGTTAACGTTAACCAGATACATCTTAGCTAAGTACACCTAGCATTAGCTTAAATAGCCATGAACTGGCAACTAAGTGCAAAGTAACGTTACTGTAGTTTGCCTTTGGTTAAGAcactattgtttttttgttttgttttcaatgtattattgatttttatcttaattaatTTCTAGTTTCAGCAAGGTACACATGGCTAAAGCTTCAAACCAGCCAACCTAAGTACACCTAGCTTAAAATAGCCATaaactggcagctgagtgcTGGGTACACTGGTTTATTCTGGCATTAGTAGTCCAATGCATTCAAATACAACATCAGTAAGGTATATAAGTTTATTTGTTTACCTTCACTATGTTGGAGGTTTGCTGTTCTCCTAAGCTCCGCCTCAGTGGGAAGACACTggcataaaaaaaagttaaataaataaattaatgaatgaattaaaataaacacattatcagcacaggcacaacatttaggtcgaaatccacaaaaccagcttCAAAgtggaaatctgaaacaattagagttaatggagcacagctgcgttgtgctacgttatgattggccagtctgcctccggggggcgggacttagtgaAGGCTCAATTAACCCAAGTCTATTAAAATGAGGCGAAACTGAAGCGAGAGTTTTTCTGCACATGCAACTCATCAAAATGGCCGAGCGACAGCAGCCGGAGCGCGGTGTTGATTTGGACCAGAGTCAGTTCCGCTGTGCAGTATGTTTGGACCTGCTGAAAGAGCCTGTTACCATTCACTGTGGACACAGTTACTGCAAAATGTGTATTGAGTGCTGCTGGAACGAGCAAGAGAGGAGGGGACGGTACAGCTGCCCTCAGTGCAGGGAGACCTTCAATCCCAGGCCTGTTCTGAGGAGGAACAACATGCTGGCTGAGGTGATTACTTAATAAAAATACAAGTGGGTGAACAAACAGCATACTGGTCAGG
Coding sequences within it:
- the LOC125883575 gene encoding E3 ubiquitin-protein ligase TRIM47-like; this encodes MAEQQPERGVDLDQSQFCCSVCLDLLKEPVTVPCGHSYCKSCIECCWDEVKKKGKYSCPQCRETFSPRPVLRRNNMLAEVVEMIKRTGTQLASPAAACAGPADVACDFCRGTSKNKATMSCLTCLASYCPVHLKPHHSVPVLKKHQLVSATIPLQEKMCTKHNKLMEVYCRTDKKCICYLCVLDEHKGHGTVSAAAERAEEQKQLIVSQKKVQERFQKREKELNELLQAVKDLKNCTQPAVKSCDKIFDELISSLKKRRTLVKQLIKAQEQTAVAQADELQLQLEEEITNLKKNDTELEQLSQTDDHIHFIQTFKSLSTSCETPDRPPGPVVYPQRPTFKPVTDCMSALRGDIESLLKDKWPMISATVSTIVVPPVPKTREEFLRYCRPLTLDQNSVSQYFSISEQCRLVTSNYCYSSYSYSCTSSQIIMQVLCKEGLSGRCYWEVSLNGNPWSVAVSYKDSSSTNASEFGNDNKSWSLNCSTYTFRHNSLNKTVPGPKSSKIGVYLDYKAGTLSFYSISGTMTLLHKEHTTFTQPLYPGLGLKHDRSQTSSGYYAELIKLW